CAAGCGCTGCAAGCGGCGGTCTCGAGCCAGAGCGCCGCCGGTCCGCCCGTCGATCCCGTCGAGCTGGAAGAGCGGCTGCGCGCCGACCGCTCCAGCGCCCTGGTAGCCGGTGTCGCCCTCACCTTCGCGGTACTCTGGCTGATCGTGGGCTCCATCGCCGGACTGATCGCTTCCATCAAGATGCACGCGCCAGACTGGCTCGCCGATCAAGCATGGCTCACTTTCGGGCGCATCCGGCCCATCCACCTGAACGCCGTCGCCTACGGCTGGGCGTCGTTTGCCGCCATCGGCGTCTCGCTGTGGCTCCTGCCCCGGTTGCTGAAGACGGAACTGGCAGGCGCCCGCTGGGCCCTTGCCGGCGGCGCCATCTGGAACCTAGGCGTGCTGATCGGCGTGGCGGCGATCGCCACCGGGCACAGCAACGGCATGGAATGGCTGGAGTTTCCGCTGCCCGCAGCCGTGCTTCTGATCCTGGGAGGCGCCTTGCTCGGCGTGCCCCTGCTGCTCACCCTGCTTAAGCGCCGCGTGCATCATCTCTACGTCTCGGTGTGGTACATCGCGGCCGGGTTGTTGTGGTTTCCCATCCTTTACCTGGTGGCCAACATCCCCGGCCTGCACTTCGGTGTGCAACAAGCGGCCATGAACTGGTGGTACGGGCACAACGTGCTAGGACTGTGGTTCACCCCCATCGGGCTGGCGGCCGCCTACTATTTCATTCCCAAGGTGCTCGGTAAACCGATCTACTCCTACAACTTGTCTCTGCTCGGCTTCTGGGCGCTTGCCTTTTTCTACAGCCAGGTCGGTGGTCACCATCTGATCGGCGGCCCCGTGCCGTCGTGGCTGATCACGATATCCATCGTGCAAAGCGTGATGATGGTGATCCCGGTGATCGCCGTAGCCATCAACCAGCATATGACGGTCGTCGGTAACTTCCGGGCCTTGCTCTACTCGCCCACCCTGCGCTTTGTGGTGCTGGGCGCAATGATGTATACGTTGGCCTCTCTGCAGGGCTCGCTGGAATCGCTGCGTTCGGTCAACACGGTCACCCATTTCACCCATTTCACGGTGGCTCATGCCCATCTGGGCCTGTACGGCTTCTTCTCCATGGTGATGTTCGGCGCCATCTACTTCATCATGCCCCGCATCATGGACTGGGAGTGGCCCTATCCGCGGCTCATCTCGCTGCATTTCTGGCTGGTGGTGGCGGGATTCGCCGTCTATTTCGTCGCCCTCACCGTCGGCGGGTGGCTGCAAGGCCTTGCGCTGCTCGATGCGCAGCGCCCGTTCATGGAATCGGTCACCCTCACCATACCTTACCTGGAAGCGCGCTCCTTGGGCGGCGCGTTGATGACGCTGGGGCACCTGGTGTTCGCCTTGCACTTTTTCCTCATGGGGTGGCGCTTCGGGCCGCGCCGTCTCGGCGCAGCCCTGCTCGGACCTGCGGGGTTTCGAGCTAAAGCCGCGGCAGGAGGCGCGCTATGAAACTTGCCGGACGCTGGGAAATGGACGAAGCTCGCCTGATCGTCGGCGCCATGGTGATCCTCGCGCTCGCCACCTCGATCCTGGTGGTCCTCCCCTACCTGCTGCTGCGCGAGATCAGGCCGCCTGCAGGGCTTAAACCCTATAGCGAAGCCGAGTGGCGCGGCCGCCAGGTCTACATCGCCAACGGCTGCGTCTATTGCCACTCGCAGCAGCCC
The nucleotide sequence above comes from Pelomicrobium methylotrophicum. Encoded proteins:
- a CDS encoding cbb3-type cytochrome c oxidase subunit I; the protein is MELTAGLLLSTFLLSLLALFVFIWSMSKDLFGSGVEAAKIIFAKHEPGRVEEPAATGTGLQALQAAVSSQSAAGPPVDPVELEERLRADRSSALVAGVALTFAVLWLIVGSIAGLIASIKMHAPDWLADQAWLTFGRIRPIHLNAVAYGWASFAAIGVSLWLLPRLLKTELAGARWALAGGAIWNLGVLIGVAAIATGHSNGMEWLEFPLPAAVLLILGGALLGVPLLLTLLKRRVHHLYVSVWYIAAGLLWFPILYLVANIPGLHFGVQQAAMNWWYGHNVLGLWFTPIGLAAAYYFIPKVLGKPIYSYNLSLLGFWALAFFYSQVGGHHLIGGPVPSWLITISIVQSVMMVIPVIAVAINQHMTVVGNFRALLYSPTLRFVVLGAMMYTLASLQGSLESLRSVNTVTHFTHFTVAHAHLGLYGFFSMVMFGAIYFIMPRIMDWEWPYPRLISLHFWLVVAGFAVYFVALTVGGWLQGLALLDAQRPFMESVTLTIPYLEARSLGGALMTLGHLVFALHFFLMGWRFGPRRLGAALLGPAGFRAKAAAGGAL